A region of Solanum dulcamara chromosome 7, daSolDulc1.2, whole genome shotgun sequence DNA encodes the following proteins:
- the LOC129894233 gene encoding exportin-T isoform X1, whose product MDDLEKAILISFDESGAIDSALKAQAVGYCQQFKETPSICSICIERLCFSKLVQVQFWCLQCLHEVLRVRYSSMGPEEKSFIRKSVFSLACYESTDDKNLVRVLDGPAFIKNKLAQVMVTLICFEYPMIWPSVFVDFLSNLSKGVVVIDMFCRVLNALDEEVISLDYPRSQEEVAIAGQIKDAMRQQCISQVVRAWYDILLMYRNSDPDLCCSVLDSMRRYVSWIDIGLIANDAFVGLLFELMLVSGFPDQLRGAAAGCIHAVAAKRMDPKAKLALLQSLQIRKVFGLVAEDNDSELVSSVASLLTGYSTEVLECSKRLNSEDGKAVSTELLNEVLPSVFYVMQNCEIDETFSIVQFLSGYVGTLKSLAPLTETQSLHVGQILDVIRSQIRFDPAYRNNLDVLDKTGKEEEDRMADFRKDLFVLLRSVGRVAPDATQIFIRNSLASAVASNGDVDVEEIEDALSLLYAFGESLSDETMKTGNGLLGELIPMLLSTKFPCHNNRLVALIYLETVTRYMKFFQENTQYIPLVLSAFLDERGIHHPNSNVSRRASYLFMRIVKLLKAKLVPYIETILQSLQDTVAQFTTIYAASKELSGCEDGSHIFEAIGLLIGMEDVPLEKQSEYLTALLTPLCQQVEALLLNAKAQNPEESPAKITNIQQIIMAINALSKGFSERLVTASRPAIGLMFKQTLDVLLRILIIYPKIEPLRCKVTSFIHRMVDILGSSVFPYLPKALEQLLAESEPKELAGFLLLLNQLICKFNTGVQDILEEVYPAIASRVFNILPRDAFPTGPGSNTEEIRELQELQRTFYTFLHVIATHDLSSVFLSSKSRAYLDPMMQLILHASCNHKDILVRKACVQIFIRLIKDWCASPYGEEKVPGFRSFVMEAFATNCCMYSVLDKSFEFRDANTLVLFGEIVLAQKVMFEKFGNDFLVHFVSKSFQSAHCPQDLAEQYCQKLQQGSDVKALKSFYQSLIENLRCQQNGSLVFR is encoded by the exons ATggatgatcttgaaaaggcAATACTTATAAGTTTTGATGAATCTGGGGCAATTGATTCTGCTCTTAAAGCACAAGCAGTTGGCTATTGCCAACAATTTAAAGAAACCCCATCAATTTGTAGTATATGTATTGAGCGTTTATGCTTCTCTAAACTGGTTCAAGTTCAGTTCTGGTGCTTACAGTGTCTGCACGAGGTTCTTCGGGTCCGGTATTCATCAATGGGTCCAGAGGAGAAATCCTTTATCCGGAAATCTGTCTTTTCATTGGCTTGTTATGAGAGCACTGATGATAAGAATTTGGTAAGAGTTTTGGATGGTCCAGCTTTCATAAAGAATAAGCTTGCTCAGGTTATGGTAACTTTAATTTGTTTCGAGTATCCAATGATATGGCCCTCAGtatttgttgattttttatCAAATCTTAGTAAAGGTGTTGTGGTTATTGATATGTTTTGTCGAGTTCTCAATGCATTGGATGAGGAAGTAATTAGCTTGGACTATCCGAGAAGCCAAGAGGAGGTGGCTATCGCTGGGCAAATTAAGGACGCGATGAGGCAGCAGTGTATTTCTCAGGTTGTCAGGGCTTGGTATGATATCCTGTTAATGTACAGGAATTCCGATCCGGATTTGTGTTGTAGTGTGTTAGATTCTATGAGGAGGTATGTTTCGTGGATTGACATAGGTTTGATAGCAAATGATGCGTTTGTTGGATTGTTATTTGAGTTGATGCTGGTGAGTGGTTTTCCTGATCAACTCAGAGGtgctgctgctggttgcatccacgcTGTTGCTGCTAAGCGCATGGATCCGAAAGCAAAACTCGCTCTTTTGCAGAGCCTTCAGATTAGAAAGGTTTTTGGTTTGGTAGCAGAGGATAATGACTCTGAGTTGGTATCAAGTGTTGCTTCTTTGCTTACTGGATATTCAACTGAGGTTTTGGAGTGTTCGAAGCGTTTGAACTCTGAGGATGGGAAAGCTGTCTCAACTGAACTATTGAATGAGGTTTTGCCCTCTGTTTTCTATGTAATGCAAAATTGTGAAATTGATGAAACCTTCAGTATTGTGCAGTTCCTCTCTGGTTATGTTGGCACATTGAAGAGTCTGGCTCCATTGACCGAGACACAGTCACTTCATGTAGGTCAGATACTGGATGTTATTCGGTCTCAGATCCGATTTGACCCTGCATATCGCAATAACCTCGATGTGTTGGACAAAACAGGAAAGGAAGAGGAAGATCGGATGGCTGATTTCAGGAAAGACTTGTTTGTTCTACTTCGGAGTGTGGGCCGTGTAGCACCTGATGCAACTCAGATTTTCATCAGGAACTCCTTAGCTAGTGCTGTTGCATCTAATGGGGATGTGGATGTTGAGGAGATAGAAGATGCACTCTCTCTTCTATATGCCTTTGGGGAATCACTTAGTGATGAAACCATGAAAACAGGAAATGGTCTCTTGGGAGAACTAATACCAATGCTTTTGTCGACAAAGTTTCCTTGCCACAACAACAGGCTTGTTGCACTTATCTACTTGGAAACAGTAACGAGGTATATGAAATTTTTTCAGGAGAATACACAATACATACCCTTAGTTTTGAGTGCCTTTCTTGATGAAAGAGGCATACATCATCCAAATAGCAATGTGAGTCGAAGGGCAAGTTATCTTTTCATGAGGATTGTGAAGCTGCTCAAAGCAAAACTTGTACCCTACATAGAGACTATTCTGCAG AGTTTGCAAGATACAGTTGCTCAATTCACAACAATTTATGCTGCCTCCAAGGAGCTTTCAGGTTGTGAAGATGGCAGTCACATTTTTGAG GCGATTGGCTTATTAATTGGAATGGAAGATGTACCACTTGAAAAGCAATCTGAGTACCTAACCGCCTTGCTTACTCCTCTTTGTCAGCAG GTTGAGGCTTTGCTCTTAAATGCCAAAGCCCAGAATCCTGAAGAGTCTCCAGCAAAGATCACAAATATCCAGCAGATAATTATGGCCATTAATGCTCTGAGCAAG GGTTTTAGCGAGCGTCTTGTAACTGCCAGTCGTCCTGCTATTGGTCTCATGTTTAAACAG ACGTTGGATGTCCTCCTACGTATTCTTATCATATATCCAAAGATAGAACCTCTGCGGTGCAAG GTCACATCATTCATTCACCGCATGGTGGACATACTAGGATCATCTGTATTTCCATATCTACCAAAGGCACTGGAGCAATTGCTAGCTGAAAGTGAG CCGAAAGAACTGGCAGGCTTTTTGCTATTGCTTAATCAACTGATCTGCAAATTTAACACTGGAGTTCAAGACATTCTGGAGGAAGTTTACCCTGCTATTGCTAGCAGAGTATTTAATATCCTCCCGAGAGATGCTTTTCCTACAGGTCCTGGAAGCAATACAGAG GAAATCCGTGAGCTACAGGAACTTCAGAGGACGTTTTACACTTTTCTTCACGTGATTGCTACACATGATCTGTCATCAGTTTTTCTTTCCTCCAAAAGTAGGGCTTACTTGGATCCGATGATGCAGCTGATATTACATGCATCCTGTAATCACAAGGATATCCTTGTTCGTAAG GCATGTGTACAGATATTTATAAGACTAATCAAAGACTGGTGCGCGAGTCCTTATGGTGAAGAAAAG GTGCCTGGTTTCCGAAGTTTTGTGATGGAGGCCTTTGCAACAAACTGTTGTATGTACAGTGTCCTTGACAAATCCTTTGAGTTCCGTGATGCAAATACG CTTGTTCTTTTTGGCGAGATTGTATTGGCTCAGAAGGTCATGTTTGAGAAATTTGGCAATGATTTTCTTGTTCATTTTGTATCAAAAAGCTTCCAAAGTGCTCATTGCCCTCAAGATTTGGCTGAGCAGTATTGTCAGAAATTGCAG CAGGGCAGCGATGTTAAAGCGCTGAAATCATTCTACCAGTCacttattgaaaatttgagatgTCAACAGAATGGAAGCTTGGTGTTTAGATAG
- the LOC129894233 gene encoding exportin-T isoform X2, with the protein MDDLEKAILISFDESGAIDSALKAQAVGYCQQFKETPSICSICIERLCFSKLVQVQFWCLQCLHEVLRVRYSSMGPEEKSFIRKSVFSLACYESTDDKNLVRVLDGPAFIKNKLAQVMVTLICFEYPMIWPSVFVDFLSNLSKGVVVIDMFCRVLNALDEEVISLDYPRSQEEVAIAGQIKDAMRQQCISQVVRAWYDILLMYRNSDPDLCCSVLDSMRRYVSWIDIGLIANDAFVGLLFELMLVSGFPDQLRGAAAGCIHAVAAKRMDPKAKLALLQSLQIRKVFGLVAEDNDSELVSSVASLLTGYSTEVLECSKRLNSEDGKAVSTELLNEVLPSVFYVMQNCEIDETFSIVQFLSGYVGTLKSLAPLTETQSLHVGQILDVIRSQIRFDPAYRNNLDVLDKTGKEEEDRMADFRKDLFVLLRSVGRVAPDATQIFIRNSLASAVASNGDVDVEEIEDALSLLYAFGESLSDETMKTGNGLLGELIPMLLSTKFPCHNNRLVALIYLETVTRYMKFFQENTQYIPLVLSAFLDERGIHHPNSNVSRRASYLFMRIVKLLKAKLVPYIETILQSLQDTVAQFTTIYAASKELSGCEDGSHIFEAIGLLIGMEDVPLEKQSEYLTALLTPLCQQVEALLLNAKAQNPEESPAKITNIQQIIMAINALSKGFSERLVTASRPAIGLMFKQTLDVLLRILIIYPKIEPLRCKVTSFIHRMVDILGSSVFPYLPKALEQLLAESEPKELAGFLLLLNQLICKFNTGVQDILEEVYPAIASRVFNILPRDAFPTGPGSNTEEIRELQELQRTFYTFLHVIATHDLSSVFLSSKSRAYLDPMMQLILHASCNHKDILVRKACVQIFIRLIKDWCASPYGEEKVPGFRSFVMEAFATNCCMYSVLDKSFEFRDANTLVLFGEIVLAQKVMFEKFGNDFLVHFVSKSFQSAHCPQDLAEQYCQKLQGSDVKALKSFYQSLIENLRCQQNGSLVFR; encoded by the exons ATggatgatcttgaaaaggcAATACTTATAAGTTTTGATGAATCTGGGGCAATTGATTCTGCTCTTAAAGCACAAGCAGTTGGCTATTGCCAACAATTTAAAGAAACCCCATCAATTTGTAGTATATGTATTGAGCGTTTATGCTTCTCTAAACTGGTTCAAGTTCAGTTCTGGTGCTTACAGTGTCTGCACGAGGTTCTTCGGGTCCGGTATTCATCAATGGGTCCAGAGGAGAAATCCTTTATCCGGAAATCTGTCTTTTCATTGGCTTGTTATGAGAGCACTGATGATAAGAATTTGGTAAGAGTTTTGGATGGTCCAGCTTTCATAAAGAATAAGCTTGCTCAGGTTATGGTAACTTTAATTTGTTTCGAGTATCCAATGATATGGCCCTCAGtatttgttgattttttatCAAATCTTAGTAAAGGTGTTGTGGTTATTGATATGTTTTGTCGAGTTCTCAATGCATTGGATGAGGAAGTAATTAGCTTGGACTATCCGAGAAGCCAAGAGGAGGTGGCTATCGCTGGGCAAATTAAGGACGCGATGAGGCAGCAGTGTATTTCTCAGGTTGTCAGGGCTTGGTATGATATCCTGTTAATGTACAGGAATTCCGATCCGGATTTGTGTTGTAGTGTGTTAGATTCTATGAGGAGGTATGTTTCGTGGATTGACATAGGTTTGATAGCAAATGATGCGTTTGTTGGATTGTTATTTGAGTTGATGCTGGTGAGTGGTTTTCCTGATCAACTCAGAGGtgctgctgctggttgcatccacgcTGTTGCTGCTAAGCGCATGGATCCGAAAGCAAAACTCGCTCTTTTGCAGAGCCTTCAGATTAGAAAGGTTTTTGGTTTGGTAGCAGAGGATAATGACTCTGAGTTGGTATCAAGTGTTGCTTCTTTGCTTACTGGATATTCAACTGAGGTTTTGGAGTGTTCGAAGCGTTTGAACTCTGAGGATGGGAAAGCTGTCTCAACTGAACTATTGAATGAGGTTTTGCCCTCTGTTTTCTATGTAATGCAAAATTGTGAAATTGATGAAACCTTCAGTATTGTGCAGTTCCTCTCTGGTTATGTTGGCACATTGAAGAGTCTGGCTCCATTGACCGAGACACAGTCACTTCATGTAGGTCAGATACTGGATGTTATTCGGTCTCAGATCCGATTTGACCCTGCATATCGCAATAACCTCGATGTGTTGGACAAAACAGGAAAGGAAGAGGAAGATCGGATGGCTGATTTCAGGAAAGACTTGTTTGTTCTACTTCGGAGTGTGGGCCGTGTAGCACCTGATGCAACTCAGATTTTCATCAGGAACTCCTTAGCTAGTGCTGTTGCATCTAATGGGGATGTGGATGTTGAGGAGATAGAAGATGCACTCTCTCTTCTATATGCCTTTGGGGAATCACTTAGTGATGAAACCATGAAAACAGGAAATGGTCTCTTGGGAGAACTAATACCAATGCTTTTGTCGACAAAGTTTCCTTGCCACAACAACAGGCTTGTTGCACTTATCTACTTGGAAACAGTAACGAGGTATATGAAATTTTTTCAGGAGAATACACAATACATACCCTTAGTTTTGAGTGCCTTTCTTGATGAAAGAGGCATACATCATCCAAATAGCAATGTGAGTCGAAGGGCAAGTTATCTTTTCATGAGGATTGTGAAGCTGCTCAAAGCAAAACTTGTACCCTACATAGAGACTATTCTGCAG AGTTTGCAAGATACAGTTGCTCAATTCACAACAATTTATGCTGCCTCCAAGGAGCTTTCAGGTTGTGAAGATGGCAGTCACATTTTTGAG GCGATTGGCTTATTAATTGGAATGGAAGATGTACCACTTGAAAAGCAATCTGAGTACCTAACCGCCTTGCTTACTCCTCTTTGTCAGCAG GTTGAGGCTTTGCTCTTAAATGCCAAAGCCCAGAATCCTGAAGAGTCTCCAGCAAAGATCACAAATATCCAGCAGATAATTATGGCCATTAATGCTCTGAGCAAG GGTTTTAGCGAGCGTCTTGTAACTGCCAGTCGTCCTGCTATTGGTCTCATGTTTAAACAG ACGTTGGATGTCCTCCTACGTATTCTTATCATATATCCAAAGATAGAACCTCTGCGGTGCAAG GTCACATCATTCATTCACCGCATGGTGGACATACTAGGATCATCTGTATTTCCATATCTACCAAAGGCACTGGAGCAATTGCTAGCTGAAAGTGAG CCGAAAGAACTGGCAGGCTTTTTGCTATTGCTTAATCAACTGATCTGCAAATTTAACACTGGAGTTCAAGACATTCTGGAGGAAGTTTACCCTGCTATTGCTAGCAGAGTATTTAATATCCTCCCGAGAGATGCTTTTCCTACAGGTCCTGGAAGCAATACAGAG GAAATCCGTGAGCTACAGGAACTTCAGAGGACGTTTTACACTTTTCTTCACGTGATTGCTACACATGATCTGTCATCAGTTTTTCTTTCCTCCAAAAGTAGGGCTTACTTGGATCCGATGATGCAGCTGATATTACATGCATCCTGTAATCACAAGGATATCCTTGTTCGTAAG GCATGTGTACAGATATTTATAAGACTAATCAAAGACTGGTGCGCGAGTCCTTATGGTGAAGAAAAG GTGCCTGGTTTCCGAAGTTTTGTGATGGAGGCCTTTGCAACAAACTGTTGTATGTACAGTGTCCTTGACAAATCCTTTGAGTTCCGTGATGCAAATACG CTTGTTCTTTTTGGCGAGATTGTATTGGCTCAGAAGGTCATGTTTGAGAAATTTGGCAATGATTTTCTTGTTCATTTTGTATCAAAAAGCTTCCAAAGTGCTCATTGCCCTCAAGATTTGGCTGAGCAGTATTGTCAGAAATTGCAG GGCAGCGATGTTAAAGCGCTGAAATCATTCTACCAGTCacttattgaaaatttgagatgTCAACAGAATGGAAGCTTGGTGTTTAGATAG
- the LOC129895705 gene encoding trimethyltridecatetraene synthase-like, with protein sequence MEGTTWTATAAVFLGTLFLLFLSKYLRQRKLNLPPGPKPWPIIGNLNLIGNLPHRSIHELSVKYGPIMQLQFGSFPVVVGSSVEMAKIFLKSMDINFVGRPKTAAGKYTTYNYSDITWSPYGSYWRQARRMCLMELFSAKRLDSYEYIRAEELHSILHNLNKLSGKAILLKDYLTTLSLNVISRMVLGKRYLDESENSIVTPEEFKKMLDELFLLNGVLNIGDSIPWIDFMDFQGYIKRMKVVSKKFDKFLEHVLDEHNVRRNAAENYVAQDMVDVLLQLADDPTLEIKLERHGVKAFTQDLLAGGTESSAVTVEWAISELLKKPEIFKKATEELDRVIGQNRWVQEKDIPNLPYIEAIAKETMRLHPVAPMLVPRECREDCKVAGYDVPKGTRVLVSVWTIGRDPTLWDEPEAFKPERFLDKSIDVKGHDFELLPFGAGRRMCPGYSLGLKVIQASLANLLHGFKWSLPDNMTPEELNMDEIFGLSTPKKLPLSTVIEPRLPSKLYSV encoded by the exons ATGGAAGGTACTACCTGGACTGCAACTGCTGCAGTATTTCTTGGTACTCTATTTCTTTTGTTCCTCTCGAAATATCTTCGCCAGAGGAAACTCAATTTACCTCCAGGCCCAAAACCATGGCCGATCATCGGAAATTTAAACCTTATTGGTAACCTTCCTCACCGTTCCATCCACGAACTCTCCGTCAAGTACGGACCCATTATGCAACTACAATTCGGGTCTTTCCCCGTCGTAGTTGGCTCCTCCGTCGAAATGGCCAAAATTTTCCTCAAATCCATGGATATCAACTTTGTAGGCCGGCCGAAAACCGCCGCCGGAAAGTACACTACGTATAACTATTCCGATATCACCTGGTCCCCGTACGGATCTTATTGGCGCCAGGCACGTAGAATGTGCCTGATGGAATTGTTCAGCGCGAAACGGCTCGATTCGTACGAGTATATTCGGGCAGAGGAACTCCATTCTATTCTCCATAATTTGAACAAATTATCAGGGAAAGCGATTCTGCTGAAAGATTATTTGACGACTCTGAGTTTAAATGTTATTAGCAGGATGGTACTGGGGAAGAGATACTTGGACGAATCCGAAAACTCGATTGTGACTCCTGAAGAATTTAAAAAGATGTTGGATGAATTGTTCTTGCTCAATGGAGTCCTTAATATTGGAGATTCAATCCCCTGGATTGATTTCATGGACTTTCAAGGTTATATTAAGAGGATGAAAGTTGTGAGCAAGAAATTCGATAAGTTTTTGGAGCATGTACTTGATGAGCATAACGTGAGGAGGAACGCAGCGGAAAATTACGTTGCTCAGGACATGGTTGATGTTCTATTGCAGCTTGCTGATGATCCAACACTGGAGATTAAGCTCGAGAGACATGGAGTCAAAGCATTCACTCAg GACTTGTTGGCTGGTGGAACTGAGAGTTCAGCAGTGACAGTGGAATGGGCAATTTCAGAGCTGTTAAAGAAGCCAGAGATTTTCAAAAAAGCTACAGAGGAATTGGACCGAGTAATAGGCCAAAACAGATGGGTACAAGAAAAAGACATCCCGAATCTTCCTTACATTGAGGCAATTGCGAAAGAGACTATGCGACTGCACCCCGTGGCACCAATGTTGGTGCCACGTGAGTGTCGGGAAGACTGCAAGGTAGCTGGCTACGACGTTCCAAAAGGAACCAGAGTCCTGGTGAGCGTATGGACTATCGGAAGGGATCCTACATTGTGGGACGAGCCTGAAGCTTTCAAGCCCGAGAGGTTCCTAGACAAGTCTATCGATGTCAAAGGACATGATTTCGAGCTTTTGCCATTTGGAGCTGGGAGAAGGATGTGTCCAGGCTACAGTTTGGGGCTTAAGGTGATTCAAGCTAGTTTAGCTAATCTTCTACATGGGTTTAAATGGTCATTGCCTGATAATATGACTCCTGAGGAACTCAACATGGACGAAATTTTTGGGCTCTCAACACCCAAAAAGTTACCGCTTTCTACTGTGATTGAGCCAAGGCTTCCATCAAAACTTTACTCTGTTTAA
- the LOC129894099 gene encoding linoleate 13S-lipoxygenase 3-1, chloroplastic, with the protein MALAKEIMGISLLEKSSSFMNSSSMPLLNPKENHIWINQQFQGRSNLRTRKAFRQSTMAAISENLIKVVPEKAMKFKVRAVVTVRNKNKEDLKETIVKHLDAFTDKIGRNVALELISTDIDPKTKGPKRSNQAVLKDWSKKSNLKTERVNYTAEFVVDSNFGTPGAITVANKHQQEFFLESITIEGFACGPVHFPCNSWVQPKKDHPGKRIFFSNQPYLPNETPAGLKSLRERELRDLRGDGTGVRKLSDRIYDYDIYNDLGNPDKGIDLARPKLGGDNVPYPRRCRTGRVPTDTDMSAESRVEKPNPTYVPRDEQFEESKMNTFSTSRLKAVLHNLIPSLMASISSNNHDFKGFSDIDSLYSEGLLLKLGLQDEVLKKLPLPKVVSSIKEGDLLKYDTPKILTKDKFAWLRDDEFARQTIAGVNPVTIERLQVFPPVSKLDPEIYGPQESALKEQHILGHLNGMTVQEALDANKLFIVDYHDVYLPFLDRINALDGRKAYATRTIFFLSDVGTLKPIAIELSLPQTGPSSRSKRVVTPPVCATGNWMWQLAKAHVCSNDAGVHQLVNHWLSTHACLEPFILAAHRQLSAMHPIYKLLDPHMRYTLEINGLARQSLLNADGIIEASFTPGRYCMEISAAAYKNWRFDLQSLPADLIRRGVAVPDSTQPHGLNLLIEDYPYAADGLMIWAAIEGWVRDYVNHYYPSSAQVCNDRELQAWYAESINVGHADLRNADWWPTLATPEDLISILTTIIWLASAQHAALNFGQYPYGGYVPNRPPLMRRLIPDENDPEYAVFLADPQKYFFSAIPSLLQATKFMAVVDTLSTHSPDEEYIGERHQPSTWTGDTEIVEAFYKFSAEIGRIEKEIDERNANLKLRNRCGAGVLPYELLAPSSGPGVTCRGVPNSVSI; encoded by the exons atggCACTGGCTAAAGAAATCATGGGTATATCCCTGCTGGAGAAATCATCATCATTTATGAACTCATCATCAATGCCACTTTTGAATCCTAAGGAAAATCATATTTGGATCAACCAGCAGTTTCAAGGAAGGAGTAATTTAAGGACAAGAAAAGCATTTAGACAGAGTACTATGGCAGCTATAAGTGAAAATTTGATCAAAGTGGTGCCTGAAAAGGCAATGAAATTCAAAGTTAGAGCTGTAGTTACAGTGAGGAACAAGAACAAGGAAGATCTGAAGGAGACAATTGTGAAGCATTTGGATGCTTTCACTGATAAAATCGGAAGGAATGTCGCCTTAGAACTCATTAGCACTGACATCGATCCAA AAACAAAAGGACCGAAGAGGAGCAATCAAGCAGTGCTGAAGGACTGGTCTAAGAAATCGAACTTGAAAACAGAACGGGTAAATTACACAGCGGAATTCGTTGTGGACTCGAATTTCGGGACTCCAGGCGCGATTACGGTGGCCAACAAGCACCAGCAAGAGTTCTTTCTGGAGAGTATTACTATTGAGGGTTTTGCATGTGGTCCAGTTCATTTCCCCTGTAATTCATGGGTTCAGCCCAAAAAAGATCATCCtggaaaaagaatatttttctcTAATCAG CCATATCTACCGAATGAAACGCCAGCAGGACTCAAATCATTAAGAGAGAGGGAGCTAAGAGATTTAAGAGGCGATGGAACAGGCGTCAGAAAACTATCTGATAGAATATATGATTATGACATATACAACGATCTTGGAAATCCAGATAAAGGCATTGATTTAGCTCGTCCTAAACTTGGAGGAGACAACGTTCCTTACCCTAGACGTTGTCGCACTGGTCGTGTTCCTACAGACACAG ATATGAGTGCGGAGAGTCGTGTGGAGAAGCCAAATCCGACGTATGTTCCGAGAGATGAACAATTTGAGGAGTCTAAAATGAATACTTTCTCAACGTCGAGGCTTAAAGCAGTGCTCCATAACTTAATTCCTTCTCTAATGGCCAGCATTTCTTCCAACAATCATGATTTCAAAGGATTTTCAGATATTGATAGCCTTTATAGTGAAGGGCTACTTTTGAAGCTTGGTCTTCAAGATGAAGTCTTAAAAAAGCTTCCATTGCCTAAAGTTGTTAGCAGTATCAAAGAAGGAGATCTACTCAAATATGATACGCCAAAGATACTAACAA AGGACAAGTTTGCCTGGTTACGAGATGATGAATTTGCTCGACAAACAATAGCAGGAGTGAACCCAGTAACCATCGAAAGACTTCAAGTTTTTCCACCAGTAAGCAAGCTTGATCCTGAAATCTACGGCCCTCAGGAATCCGCCCTCAAAGAGCAGCACATTCTTGGTCATCTCAATGGAATGACTGTTCAAGAG GCTTTGGATGCAAATAAGCTTTTCATAGTGGATTACCATGATGTATACCTTCCGTTTCTCGATCGGATTAATGCACTTGATGGCCGCAAAGCGTATGCAACACGCACAATCTTTTTCTTGTCTGATGTGGGCACTCTCAAGCCCATTGCCATTGAGCTTAGCCTCCCCCAAACGGGTCCAAGTTCACGATCCAAACGTGTTGTCACACCACCTGTTTGTGCCACTGGTAACTGGATGTGGCAGCTCGCTAAAGCGCACGTCTGTTCTAACGACGCTGGAGTGCACCAACTTGTCAACCACTG GTTGAGTACACATGCGTGCTTAGAACCATTTATATTGGCAGCACACCGGCAATTAAGCGCGATGCATCCTATTTATAAGCTTCTGGATCCACATATGAGATACACACTAGAAATTAACGGGTTGGCTCGCCAGAGCTTACTCAATGCCGATGGTATCATTGAGGCTTCCTTTACTCCCGGTCGTTACTGTATGGAGATCAGTGCTGCTGCCTACAAGAATTGGCGCTTTGATTTGCAAAGCCTTCCAGCTGACCTTATCCGAAG AGGGGTGGCAGTACCGGACTCAACACAGCCTCATGGGCTGAACCTTCTAATTGAGGACTATCCTTATGCTGCAGATGGGCTGATGATATGGGCCGCAATCGAGGGCTGGGTTCGTGACTACGTAAACCACTACTACCCATCTTCGGCCCAAGTTTGCAATGACAGGGAGCTCCAAGCTTGGTACGCCGAGTCTATTAACGTGGGCCACGCTGACCTCCGCAATGCAGACTGGTGGCCCACGTTAGCTACTCCAGAGGACCTCATTTCCATCCTCACCACCATCATCTGGCTGGCTTCAGCGCAACATGCTGCGCTGAATTTCGGCCAGTACCCATACGGTGGCTACGTCCCCAACCGTCCACCGCTCATGCGTCGTTTAATCCCCGATGAGAATGATCCCGAGTACGCGGTTTTCCTAGCTGAtccacaaaaatatttcttctcaGCTATACCAAGTTTGTTACAAGCAACAAAGTTCATGGCCGTGGTTGACACATTATCGACACATTCCCCAGACGAAGAATACATAGGGGAAAGACATCAACCGTCTACTTGGACTGGAGATACAGAGATTGTCGAAGCCTTCTATAAATTTTCCGCAGAAATAGGGAGAATTGAGAAGGAGATAGATGAAAGAAATGCCAATTTGAAACTAAGAAATAGGTGTGGTGCTGGTGTGTTACCATATGAACTATTGGCACCAAGTTCAGGCCCAGGAGTCACATGTAGAGGTGTTCCCAATAGTGTATCAATATGA